A window from Bufo bufo chromosome 1, aBufBuf1.1, whole genome shotgun sequence encodes these proteins:
- the LOC120990448 gene encoding olfactory receptor 1020-like — MDITNGTQVTRFIFSGLTNDDNLIPFLFILFFPLYIMTIMANVGLLTIVQTTSSLQNPMYFFLSYLSLVDVFYSSSVIPKMLVDLISKKKAISFVGCAFQFFVYCLLVASESLLFSTMSYDRYVAVCHPLHYMTIMTKKKCLCLVSVVLSIGFIQSSVQTGCTFTLKFCGSNLINHFYCDVFPVLKLSCSDNFTCGIITICIVCILGIGPLIVILLSYLLIIFSVSQIKSSSGRSKAFSTCSSHLMCVFIFYGSIFFTYLRSHSRIFTVKDKVASVFYTAVTPMLNPLIYSLRNQDVKHTVITLVRKLLKKRKWCSTST; from the coding sequence ATGGACATCACTAACGGGACACAAGTCACAAGGTTTATCTTTTCAGGACTGACGAATGATGACAACCTTATCCCCTTCCTCTTTATACTCTTCTTTCCTCTTTATATCATGACCATCATGGCAAATGTTGGCTTACTTACTATTGTCCAAACCACTTCGAGCCTTCAGAACCCAATGTACTTCTTCCTGAGTTACCTCTCTCTGGTGGACGTCTTCTATTCCTCTTCAGTTATCCCTAAAATGCTTGTGGACCTCATATCCAAGAAGAAGGCTATCTCATTTGTAGGTTGTGCTTTCCAATTTTTCGTCTACTGTTTACTGGTGGCCAGTGAATCTCTTCTCTTCTCCACTATGTCATATGATCGCTATGTCGCCGTCTGCCACCCTCTCCATTATATGACTATTATGACTAAGAAGAAATGTCTATGCCTTGTTTCTGTTGTtttatctattggattcatacagTCATCGGTACAGACTGGCTGTACTTTCACTCTAAAATTCTGTGGGTCAAACCTCATCAACCATTTCTACTGTGATGTTTTCCCAGTTCTTAAACTGTCCTGCTCTGATAATTTCACATGTGGCATTATAACCATCTGCATTGTATGCATTCTAGGCATAGGTCCACTTATAGTTATTCTACTTTCATACCTGCTAATTATCTTCTCAGTTTCACAAATAAAATCGTCATCGGGCAGAAGTAAAGCCTTCAGCACCTGCTCATCACATCTCATGTGCGTCTTCATCTTCTATGGATCTATTTTTTTCACTTACCTGCGTTCTCACTCCAGAATCTTTACAGTAAAAGACAAGGTGGCTTCTGTCTTCTACACAGCAGTGACACCAATGCTGAACCCCCTAATATATAGTCTGAGAAACCAAGATGTGAAACACACCGTCATAACATTAGTTCGGAAACTGTTAAAGAAGCGTAAATGGTGTTCTACCAGTACTTAA